The Thermostichus vulcanus str. 'Rupite' genome has a segment encoding these proteins:
- a CDS encoding ferritin-like domain-containing protein, giving the protein MKTSKTPWALPRLAAEWDPSTSRRSLLLTGLLAGVGGAIGLSSLPSAAQSNADIAILNAAIDLEQQAIWAYKTAAGKLSSTDVGKVVLDVATKNLKDHEQHRDLLVGAVRQLGGTPAPARDSYDLSTYIDDKEGNLDSDANIAKLALALEFDAALAYNDAFIQLSNKDLVAAASTIGPNEVAHATAIRAVFNSLDSSILVVPSPFVSADTRERWILKV; this is encoded by the coding sequence ATGAAGACCTCAAAAACCCCATGGGCTCTGCCTCGCCTTGCTGCCGAATGGGATCCCAGCACCTCTCGCCGTAGCCTGTTGTTGACCGGCTTGTTGGCCGGGGTGGGGGGAGCGATCGGGTTGAGCAGCCTGCCCAGTGCCGCCCAATCCAATGCCGATATTGCCATCCTCAACGCCGCCATTGACCTGGAACAACAGGCCATTTGGGCCTACAAAACCGCTGCCGGTAAGTTGAGCAGCACCGATGTGGGGAAGGTGGTATTGGATGTAGCCACCAAAAACCTCAAAGATCACGAGCAACATCGGGATCTGTTGGTGGGTGCTGTCCGGCAGTTGGGGGGAACCCCTGCCCCGGCCCGCGACAGCTACGACCTCTCCACCTACATTGATGACAAAGAAGGCAATCTCGACTCCGATGCCAACATCGCTAAGCTCGCCCTTGCGCTAGAGTTCGATGCGGCGCTGGCCTACAATGATGCATTTATCCAACTGTCCAACAAAGACTTGGTGGCTGCTGCCAGCACCATTGGCCCCAATGAAGTTGCCCACGCTACAGCGATCCGGGCCGTCTTTAACAGTCTCGACTCCAGCATCTTGGTGGTGCCCTCTCCCTTCGTCAGTGCTGACACGCGGGAACGCTGGATCTTGAAGGTATAG
- a CDS encoding WecB/TagA/CpsF family glycosyltransferase, whose amino-acid sequence MQRVVVPLTTDSILGVQLHIPLPEANLQSYAAWIEARIDDGQGAQVITCNPEMIMLAHQNPHFAQVLKAAELVIPDGAGVVWALRRQGVTVQRVPGIELAETLIQVAAERGWRLALVGGKPEVNAAAIQSWQAQFPQLCLWGSHGYFSPEQEAQVLQALRSFQPQLVLVGLGSPRQELWIQAQRRLLPEAIWIGIGGSFDIWAGKKERAPRWWRDHQLEWLYRLYQEPWRWRRMLALPRFAWRVLRDPSSRKTP is encoded by the coding sequence ATGCAACGGGTGGTAGTGCCGTTAACGACCGACTCGATTTTGGGAGTTCAGCTCCACATCCCGCTGCCAGAGGCCAATCTGCAGAGCTATGCCGCTTGGATCGAGGCCCGCATTGATGACGGTCAGGGGGCTCAGGTGATCACTTGCAACCCAGAAATGATCATGCTGGCCCATCAGAATCCCCACTTTGCGCAGGTGCTGAAAGCCGCAGAGCTGGTGATCCCAGACGGAGCCGGGGTGGTATGGGCCTTGCGACGGCAGGGGGTTACCGTCCAGCGGGTACCTGGGATTGAGCTGGCGGAAACCTTGATTCAAGTGGCCGCAGAGCGGGGGTGGCGCTTGGCCTTGGTGGGAGGTAAGCCCGAGGTGAATGCAGCGGCAATCCAGTCTTGGCAGGCCCAGTTTCCGCAATTGTGTCTTTGGGGTAGCCACGGCTACTTCTCCCCTGAGCAGGAAGCGCAAGTTTTACAAGCCCTTCGAAGTTTTCAGCCACAGTTGGTGTTGGTGGGGCTGGGATCCCCGCGGCAGGAGCTTTGGATTCAGGCTCAGCGCCGCCTTTTGCCCGAGGCGATCTGGATTGGCATCGGGGGCAGTTTCGATATTTGGGCTGGAAAAAAAGAGCGGGCCCCCCGTTGGTGGCGTGACCATCAGTTGGAATGGTTGTATCGTCTCTATCAGGAACCCTGGCGCTGGCGACGGATGTTGGCTTTACCCAGGTTTGCCTGGCGGGTGCTGCGGGATCCCTCTTCCCGGAAGACCCCCTAA
- a CDS encoding cell division ATP-binding protein FtsE — protein MVSLRGVSKVFPNGNLVLRDVDLEVRRGEFVFVTGVSGAGKSTLLRLLYGADQATQGTVMVDRVCLFSSEGHRPYRIPPRPLAMLRRRLGVVFQDYRLLANRTLAENVAFVLRAQGLSPAEIRRRIGPTLKMVGLTEKRDRFPHELSGGEQQRLSLARAIVNMPVLLLADEPTGNLDPENSLLVLQILERLNSFGVTIMMTSHDPYLVERAGHRVVRVEGGRLYDMR, from the coding sequence ATGGTGTCGTTGCGGGGGGTGAGTAAAGTCTTTCCGAATGGCAACTTGGTGTTGCGGGATGTGGATTTGGAGGTACGCCGCGGCGAGTTTGTGTTTGTAACGGGGGTATCGGGGGCGGGCAAGTCTACTCTGTTGCGGCTGCTCTATGGGGCCGACCAAGCCACTCAAGGTACGGTCATGGTGGATCGGGTATGCCTATTTTCTTCCGAGGGCCATCGCCCCTATCGGATCCCGCCTCGTCCTCTGGCGATGTTGCGGCGGCGGCTGGGGGTAGTCTTTCAAGACTATCGCCTCCTGGCCAATCGCACCTTGGCAGAAAATGTTGCCTTTGTGTTGCGGGCACAAGGGTTATCGCCTGCAGAAATTCGCCGCCGCATTGGGCCAACCTTAAAGATGGTGGGACTGACGGAAAAACGGGATCGCTTTCCCCATGAGCTTTCAGGGGGGGAACAACAGCGGCTCAGCTTAGCCCGCGCCATTGTCAATATGCCCGTGTTGCTGCTAGCCGATGAACCGACGGGAAACCTGGATCCGGAGAATTCCCTGCTGGTTTTGCAGATTTTGGAACGGCTCAACTCCTTTGGGGTGACCATCATGATGACCAGCCATGACCCTTATTTGGTGGAGCGGGCTGGGCATCGAGTGGTGCGAGTGGAGGGAGGACGTTTGTATGATATGCGCTGA
- a CDS encoding cell division protein FtsX gives MQALSRFLNKTRYLLQETFLGLRRGGWLNWAAVSTLLVLLFLVGISVELSWGVDATVQSLGGQLEISVYLEPERQAVDLQPQVTQLPHVAEVKVITKDQAWRTLLLEMGIQDEAAIQTQLGDNPLVDAMRVKADSAEALGEVATQIRQLEGVDEVYYGDQVVEQLGQIQEILRLGSLGITGVLALTAVAVITTTIRLIVMARRREIEVMQLVGATAAWIYLPFILQGCLFGVVSAVGSWGLVLGSQQLLQELLEKLIAFPFLKVVQADPNQLEFWFLPLMLLGMGVFLGTTSSLIAVRKSAGR, from the coding sequence ATGCAAGCTCTCTCCCGATTTCTGAATAAAACTCGGTATCTCTTGCAAGAGACCTTTTTGGGGTTACGGCGGGGGGGCTGGCTGAACTGGGCTGCTGTGAGTACCCTGTTGGTGCTGCTGTTTCTGGTGGGCATTAGCGTCGAGCTGTCCTGGGGGGTCGATGCGACGGTGCAGTCCCTGGGAGGACAGTTGGAGATCTCCGTTTACCTGGAGCCGGAACGGCAGGCGGTGGATTTGCAGCCCCAAGTCACCCAATTGCCTCATGTGGCGGAAGTGAAGGTGATCACCAAAGATCAAGCCTGGCGTACCCTGCTGCTGGAGATGGGGATTCAGGATGAGGCGGCTATTCAAACCCAGTTGGGGGATAACCCGCTCGTGGATGCAATGCGAGTGAAGGCAGATTCTGCCGAGGCACTGGGGGAGGTGGCAACCCAGATTCGCCAACTGGAGGGGGTGGATGAAGTCTATTACGGCGACCAGGTGGTGGAGCAACTGGGCCAGATTCAGGAAATACTGCGGCTGGGATCCCTGGGGATCACCGGGGTGTTGGCCCTGACGGCGGTTGCAGTGATCACGACGACGATTCGCCTGATCGTCATGGCCCGGCGGCGCGAGATCGAGGTGATGCAACTGGTGGGAGCAACGGCAGCATGGATTTATCTGCCTTTTATTTTGCAGGGTTGCCTGTTTGGGGTGGTCAGTGCAGTAGGATCCTGGGGATTGGTATTGGGATCCCAGCAATTGCTGCAGGAGCTGCTGGAGAAGTTGATTGCCTTCCCGTTCTTGAAAGTGGTGCAGGCGGATCCGAATCAGTTGGAGTTTTGGTTTTTGCCCCTGATGCTTTTGGGAATGGGGGTTTTCCTGGGCACCACCAGCAGTTTGATCGCGGTGCGCAAGTCCGCAGGTCGCTAA
- a CDS encoding PAS domain S-box protein produces the protein MPKAPLPPDETQRLAALREYHVLDTAPEASFDELVRLAAFVCGTPVALVSLIDADRQWFKAKLGLEVEQTPRDVAFCAHAILNPQEPLVVEDAQQDERFADNPFVTGEPHVRFYAGIPLVTPEGSALGTLCVVDYQPRHLSPEQLEQLKALGHQVVAQLELRRSLTQLSHAPLTPPYKSTHSASQSRLKKAFLLKVTTGFGIAALLLGGVAYLTQRNVLRLPQVTAQVTHTFEVLKNLEDLLAEARSAETDQRGYLLTADISYLNAYRESLQAIPTRVQLLRELTSDNPAQQERLDQLEQLLEQRLSLLQELVDLRDQEGFAAAQQQLQHYEGPRVMDQITALIQVMQQEENRLLQERSFRVQLTQISANATFFGGLVFTYVVLLLVYLLIRREIEERERAEITLKQERDFTNAVIDTAGALVVVMDPEGRILRFNQAAEQLSGYALAEVKGRRLWDVGLIPPENIAGVKQAFQNLRSNDLLTRHENFWRTKQGALRLISWSNTALVNENGSIEFIMGTGIDITDRKLAEMALKESEERYRDLFENATDLIQSVDFEGNFIYVNRAWKQTLGYSEEELRNLTVFDIIHPDYHQHCQAAMQRLFAEGKIEHVETAFLTATGETIWLEGNASCRVVDGKPISTRGIFRNITERKQAAEELERQHRRAKLLAELSLKIRESLRIEEILETAVREIQALLNTDRVLVYRFQADRSGKVVNERVREGYTPLLGQVIEDDCFRRSFYNLYAEGRIKAVHDITAGDLSDCHINLLQRLQVKANVVVPIFLQRELWGLLIVHHCSEPRHWHSFEVELLSQLANQIGIALAQAELLEREKQRSLELEQARKLAEKASEAKSSFLATMSHEIRTPMNAVLGMTGLLLETDLTPEQRDFVETIRISGDALLTLINEILDFSKLEAGEMELEILDFDLGSCLEEVADLFAPSAHAKGLELGVLIQEEVPRQLRGDGSRLRQILNNLVSNAIKFTHSGEVVLQAELLNQTDTHAHLKIAVKDTGIGIPRELQYKLFQPFSQVDASTTRKYGGTGLGLAICKQLTELMGGRISVESEEGRGSTFSVELTLEKQPAGTGEQSPQPLARIPADLRGKRLLIVDDNATNRKIVRYQTTAWGMLVEEAENAQQALEKLRQAIRDGIPFPVAVLDMQMPETDGETLGRWIKGDPQLADTQLVMMTSIGFGEVSHRILEIGFAAYLIKPVKQTRLREALAIALGKPSGLSVPMLSMSAPEAQAAWLSGIQASQPDPAKEQLSIRILLAEDNPVNQKVALRQLRSLGYAADVVANGQEVLDLLEHITYDLILMDCQMPVMDGYEATRRIRQQEAGSDRHTVIIAMTANALREDRERCLAAGMDDYLSKPVLKEDLEKMLSHWSQVVSKAATASTPEGSLSESEANLARDQIPEVPIGIEEEDVDLSGLAPHPTDPPTLPYPINHDHLGRVSGGDRAFEQELLQVFTEDAAEQLHQIHQAIAQQNGEVLRKISHRLKGASANVGAEAFCQIVRELEQLGLQFAHNQERGSGSQAEDWLRPRQALGDLEQALADIRQHLSRLN, from the coding sequence ATGCCAAAGGCTCCTCTCCCCCCTGATGAAACGCAACGGTTAGCTGCCCTGCGCGAATACCACGTTTTAGATACTGCCCCCGAAGCCAGCTTTGATGAGTTGGTGCGCTTGGCTGCTTTTGTCTGTGGCACTCCCGTTGCTTTGGTCAGCCTCATTGATGCTGATCGGCAGTGGTTTAAAGCCAAACTGGGGCTGGAAGTTGAACAAACCCCCCGGGATGTTGCTTTTTGTGCCCATGCCATCTTGAACCCACAAGAGCCTTTGGTGGTCGAAGATGCTCAACAGGATGAGCGCTTTGCCGATAACCCCTTTGTTACGGGAGAGCCCCATGTTCGCTTTTATGCCGGGATCCCGTTGGTGACCCCAGAAGGCAGTGCCTTGGGCACCCTATGTGTCGTAGACTACCAGCCCCGCCACCTTAGCCCCGAGCAACTGGAGCAACTGAAAGCCTTAGGCCATCAGGTGGTTGCTCAATTGGAGTTGCGCCGTAGCCTGACTCAGCTTTCCCATGCCCCACTGACCCCACCTTACAAGTCCACCCATTCGGCTAGCCAATCCCGTCTGAAGAAAGCCTTTCTGCTCAAAGTCACAACTGGGTTTGGTATTGCGGCTCTCCTGTTGGGTGGAGTTGCTTACCTAACACAGCGCAATGTTTTGCGGCTTCCCCAAGTCACGGCCCAGGTGACCCACACCTTTGAAGTCCTTAAAAATCTAGAGGATCTGCTGGCAGAAGCCCGCTCTGCAGAAACTGATCAACGGGGCTACCTCTTGACCGCCGACATCAGCTACCTGAATGCCTACCGAGAAAGTCTTCAGGCTATCCCGACACGGGTGCAGCTGTTGCGAGAGCTCACCTCTGATAATCCAGCCCAGCAGGAGCGCCTGGATCAGCTGGAGCAATTGCTGGAACAGCGGCTGAGTTTGTTGCAGGAGTTGGTCGATCTTAGGGATCAAGAAGGATTTGCAGCTGCTCAACAACAGCTACAGCATTACGAAGGACCAAGGGTAATGGATCAGATCACGGCCCTGATCCAGGTCATGCAGCAGGAAGAAAACCGCCTCCTACAGGAGCGCAGCTTCCGTGTTCAGCTCACCCAGATCAGCGCCAATGCCACATTCTTTGGCGGATTGGTTTTTACCTATGTTGTTTTGTTGTTGGTTTACCTATTGATTCGGCGGGAAATTGAAGAGCGGGAACGGGCGGAAATCACGCTCAAACAGGAGCGAGATTTTACCAATGCGGTTATCGATACAGCAGGGGCGTTGGTGGTGGTGATGGATCCTGAAGGGCGCATCCTCCGCTTCAACCAGGCAGCTGAGCAATTGTCTGGCTACGCGCTAGCGGAAGTCAAAGGACGGCGCCTATGGGATGTGGGGCTGATCCCACCGGAAAACATTGCTGGGGTTAAGCAGGCTTTTCAAAACTTGAGGAGCAATGATCTATTAACTCGCCATGAGAATTTTTGGCGTACCAAACAGGGAGCTTTACGCTTAATCTCTTGGTCAAATACGGCCTTGGTCAATGAGAACGGCTCGATTGAATTCATTATGGGCACGGGCATTGACATCACCGATCGCAAACTGGCAGAGATGGCCCTGAAAGAGAGTGAAGAGCGCTATCGGGATCTGTTTGAGAACGCTACTGATCTTATCCAAAGCGTTGACTTTGAAGGTAACTTTATCTATGTTAACCGAGCTTGGAAACAAACTCTAGGCTATAGCGAAGAAGAGCTCAGAAACCTCACTGTGTTTGACATCATTCACCCAGATTATCATCAGCACTGTCAGGCTGCTATGCAGCGGTTGTTTGCGGAGGGCAAGATCGAACATGTTGAGACAGCTTTTCTCACGGCTACAGGAGAAACAATTTGGTTGGAAGGTAACGCTAGTTGCCGCGTTGTAGATGGTAAACCCATTTCTACCCGTGGTATCTTTCGGAATATTACGGAAAGAAAGCAGGCAGCCGAAGAGCTAGAACGTCAACATCGCCGTGCCAAACTGCTCGCGGAACTGAGTCTGAAAATTCGGGAGTCTTTGCGGATTGAAGAAATCTTAGAGACAGCTGTTCGTGAAATTCAAGCTCTACTCAATACCGATCGTGTCTTAGTCTATCGCTTTCAGGCGGATCGATCAGGCAAAGTGGTGAATGAAAGAGTTCGAGAGGGTTACACTCCTCTACTTGGACAAGTCATTGAGGATGACTGTTTTCGACGCAGTTTCTATAATTTATATGCTGAAGGCCGTATCAAGGCAGTCCATGACATCACCGCTGGGGATTTAAGCGATTGTCATATCAATCTATTGCAGCGCCTCCAGGTGAAAGCCAATGTGGTAGTTCCAATCTTTTTACAAAGAGAGTTATGGGGTTTATTGATTGTCCACCATTGTTCTGAACCCCGTCACTGGCACTCCTTTGAGGTGGAATTACTCTCCCAATTGGCCAATCAAATTGGCATTGCCTTGGCTCAAGCTGAACTCCTAGAACGAGAGAAACAACGCAGTCTTGAATTGGAACAAGCGCGTAAGCTAGCTGAAAAAGCCTCGGAAGCCAAGAGCAGTTTCTTGGCCACCATGAGCCACGAAATTCGCACCCCCATGAACGCGGTACTGGGGATGACAGGGCTTCTGCTGGAGACTGATCTGACTCCAGAGCAACGGGACTTTGTCGAGACCATCCGCATCAGTGGCGATGCCCTACTCACTTTGATTAATGAAATCCTCGATTTCTCCAAGTTAGAAGCTGGAGAAATGGAGCTGGAAATTCTTGACTTTGATTTGGGATCCTGCTTGGAGGAAGTTGCGGATTTGTTTGCGCCAAGTGCCCATGCCAAGGGATTGGAACTGGGGGTGTTGATTCAGGAGGAGGTGCCCCGGCAGTTACGGGGGGATGGATCCCGGTTGCGACAGATCCTCAACAATTTGGTGAGCAATGCTATTAAGTTCACCCATTCTGGTGAAGTGGTCTTGCAGGCTGAGCTCTTGAACCAAACCGATACTCATGCCCACCTGAAAATAGCTGTGAAGGATACGGGCATCGGGATCCCGCGAGAGTTACAATACAAACTGTTTCAGCCTTTCAGCCAAGTGGATGCTTCCACAACTCGCAAATATGGGGGTACGGGGTTGGGCTTGGCCATTTGTAAACAATTGACGGAGTTGATGGGGGGTCGGATCAGCGTAGAAAGCGAAGAAGGCCGGGGCAGCACCTTCAGCGTAGAACTGACCCTAGAGAAGCAACCCGCCGGTACCGGAGAGCAGTCGCCTCAACCTCTGGCGCGCATTCCCGCCGATCTGCGGGGTAAACGGCTGCTCATTGTGGATGACAACGCCACCAACCGCAAGATCGTCCGTTACCAGACCACTGCCTGGGGCATGCTTGTGGAAGAGGCGGAAAATGCCCAGCAAGCTCTAGAGAAGCTGCGGCAAGCGATTCGAGACGGGATCCCCTTTCCGGTGGCGGTGCTGGATATGCAGATGCCAGAGACGGATGGGGAAACTTTGGGCCGTTGGATTAAAGGGGATCCGCAACTGGCGGATACGCAACTGGTGATGATGACCTCGATTGGGTTCGGAGAGGTCTCCCACCGCATTCTGGAGATTGGCTTTGCCGCCTACTTGATCAAGCCGGTCAAACAAACTCGTCTGCGGGAGGCTCTGGCTATTGCACTGGGCAAACCGTCGGGTTTATCCGTTCCGATGTTGAGCATGAGCGCCCCTGAGGCGCAGGCAGCTTGGCTCAGTGGGATCCAAGCTTCACAACCGGATCCCGCTAAGGAGCAACTCTCGATTCGGATTTTGTTGGCAGAAGATAACCCTGTCAATCAGAAGGTAGCTTTGCGGCAGTTGCGCAGCTTAGGCTATGCAGCCGATGTGGTGGCCAATGGCCAAGAAGTTTTGGATTTGCTGGAGCATATCACCTACGACCTCATCCTGATGGATTGCCAGATGCCGGTGATGGATGGCTATGAAGCGACTCGCCGTATTCGCCAACAGGAGGCGGGATCCGACCGACACACCGTGATCATTGCCATGACCGCCAATGCCCTGCGGGAAGATCGAGAACGCTGTCTGGCAGCGGGGATGGATGACTACCTGAGTAAGCCCGTGTTGAAAGAAGATCTAGAAAAAATGCTAAGCCATTGGAGTCAGGTTGTATCCAAGGCTGCAACCGCTTCAACCCCTGAGGGATCCCTGTCGGAGTCAGAAGCTAACTTAGCCCGTGATCAGATCCCTGAAGTCCCGATTGGTATTGAGGAGGAGGATGTGGATCTTTCCGGTCTTGCTCCCCATCCTACAGACCCCCCGACTCTCCCCTATCCGATCAACCATGATCATCTAGGACGAGTTTCCGGCGGCGATCGGGCATTTGAGCAAGAGCTCTTACAGGTGTTTACCGAGGATGCGGCTGAACAACTGCACCAGATTCATCAAGCCATTGCCCAGCAAAATGGAGAAGTTTTGCGCAAAATTAGCCACCGCCTCAAAGGAGCTAGTGCCAATGTGGGGGCGGAAGCCTTTTGTCAAATTGTGCGGGAGCTAGAGCAACTGGGGTTGCAGTTTGCTCATAACCAGGAGCGTGGATCGGGATCCCAAGCTGAGGACTGGCTGCGCCCACGACAAGCCTTGGGAGATCTGGAACAAGCCCTCGCTGATATTCGCCAACACCTGAGTCGCCTAAATTAG
- a CDS encoding photosystem II protein Y — translation MDIDFRPVIVLGPIVLVVGWAAYNIIKAAIKGEAKLFGERGNNPFGKEGN, via the coding sequence ATGGATATTGATTTTCGTCCGGTTATCGTTTTGGGACCCATTGTCTTGGTGGTGGGTTGGGCTGCCTACAACATCATCAAGGCTGCTATTAAAGGAGAGGCCAAACTCTTTGGCGAAAGGGGCAACAATCCCTTTGGCAAAGAGGGCAACTGA